The DNA sequence TATTTGAGATTATTGTACATTATTGTGTTCTAAAAccgtattatattaaaaaaagaaattttgtttaaaattatatagtttatgaattagtttatttgagattttgtatatacattttatataactttttcttaGATCTTGGTATTTTACCGGACCTGAAAAACCTAACAAAACGACTCGAAAAATACATGTGCAGTTCATATCCGAATCTTATATAAGtacctatttaatattttttggacCCGTAGGTCTCTGTTTGAGCTCGGGTCTTCCCCGAAATCCGATTGGGTGCGCAAAgtatctgaaatattttgtatatatttggtATGGGTATTTCAGACATGTTTTTgggtaaattttaaatttaaaaatatatttcaggtcGGTAAAAATTTTGGGTACATTTAGTTTCATCAGGTTAGATTACGGGTAAAAGTTTGGACATTTTGAGTATTTTTTCATGTTTCGGATATATTGAGTCTTTTTCTGGGTTCTAAATAGACTAAACCAACCAAAGCCATAACAtacccaaaatatatttattttacaaatattgaATTATGAACGCGTATCAACTCAGATATGAAAGAAACCAACATATACAATACGAATATGTTTGCATGTCACGTAATTGCAATAGGAGGTGGACCTGAGATGTATAATATGAACGTCTAACTTTATACATAATTAagaacataaaattttatagttctCGTGtgaatattatatattctaGATGTCTCACCATTTTGTAATGCAATTGTATCgtgatattaattttttgttttataattttatttgttttctgttttttgtttaagtggtctatatttttttatatattacaatgCAGATGTATCATGTATTtgtcataataaatttattaataattcttttattgtttccatattttaaaagtaagatATTTTCTCTGGAATTTATTACATGTATTTGAGTTATGGTAACTGAATATATTTGATGAGATATTGATTACAAatcgatttttctttttatattgcTAAAAAAAACCATAATTGTATTTTAATGCTATCCATGTTTTCATGCTATCCTATAGCCAAACactccaaattttttaaattcctATTCTAGTTTCCAAACAACTCCTTAaagtacttcaactttaataatatagatatatattatcGGATAGAATAACATCATTTAATCAAAACACgaattttcttttgataaatatGCAAATTTCATCTACAACATGCGTAATATTCTCTCATTTGTGTACATTTTTACCGTTGCATAATGACCCTTCGTTGTATTCATCATCATTCTAGCTTTAACAGTCTTAAGGTTTTCCAATTAAatttcaatattattatttctCCTTCCCTTTTTCAAACAGAAATGTACCATAAAGCACAAATAATGTAGAGTATATGTCCgaaactaaatcattatatcaATTAACTCCTTTACCTAAATTacgttttgttttttaatttgctATCTTCGAAAACTACAAAATCTAAGcaattgaaattatatatttttccatGTTATTAATTAGTAGCCTGGATCTAAACACATAAGATGTCATTTTTAATCTCTCGAGTCTTGACACATGCACGTTACTCTCAAGAAGGAAtacaaaacttaaaataaagGTAGATAGTATTGCAATTATCAAAGAACATAGAAGACTCcttttatatagaaataaaagaGGCTTCCATGGGTAATATTCATGAATGAACCATCAGTGATCAATGGATACAAAACAAAACTACCacgcatctttttttttttttttttttgtaacaatctACGAAGCATCTAAAGTATAATACTGCCAGGAAATAGTAGAATAGGATTCCCCAATCTCCATTATGAGTCACGATGTAATATATAGCCATTCTTTTATGATGTACTGGTGTTATGGCTCTAATGGTGATATATATCGAActttgaaacaaataaaaaaataaacaaagaaactcgagataagaaaatcaattaaaatattcattagTAAAAATTTCTACTTTTTTAAAATAGCCAATTTGCGTATAACCATAGATTTTCCAGTGActtttcattaaaaattataaaataaaaaagaaataaatatttatatatatcaaaattagtTTACAAAATTAAACCGGTTTACAAAATGTAAAACCAgttcattaaataaaaactgGTTTATTAAATTAAATCCGGTTTATCAATCCAGCTTCACACATAATAGTTTGTGTAGGTGAGTTCTAGAAGGCAGGAGTATTAAGAAAACACTTTGTACTCATGCGGCAACAGAGTTTTTATTACAAACACACTCATAAAGATGCTTTTAATACCTAGCGCCAAGACGGAACAAAGCACAACAAGAAAATCAAATACTCCTAGAACAATCAAAACAACATACCCATTTAttcatatctctctctctctctctctctctttggaCATAACTTAAAATCTGACAAAGAAACGGCCCCATTAGATTATTTCGAGGTTTTTTTGGGTCCACATTTCTAATACAGCAAAGCATCAGAAGATGCCATGAGAGGCTGGTTCATCATATGAAACATGTTCATATTCATCTGATTCACGAGGAAGTCATCAGACTCTGGACCGGTCAGAGGGTTCGGACAAACCCCGTTGGTGTTGTCGAGGAAACCGATGATGTCGTTGAGAGATTGGAGCCGGTGGCTGAGTTCATCGAGCTGAGCTCTGAGAACAGAGTTCTCTGCTTCAACGGCCAAGTAGTGCTGCGTGGTGATGCTGACACTTGTCACGATCTCGCTGTTCTCTTTCTTGAGCTGGTTTACCTGAGCCGTTAGATCGTCC is a window from the Raphanus sativus cultivar WK10039 unplaced genomic scaffold, ASM80110v3 Scaffold3578, whole genome shotgun sequence genome containing:
- the LOC108832175 gene encoding bZIP transcription factor 11 — protein: MESSSSVTTSSAIQTSSGSEENLMEQRKRKRMLSNRESARRSRMKKQKLLDDLTAQVNQLKKENSEIVTSVSITTQHYLAVEAENSVLRAQLDELSHRLQSLNDIIGFLDNTNGVCPNPLTGPESDDFLVNQMNMNMFHMMNQPLMASSDALLY